Genomic segment of Limnohabitans sp. INBF002:
TGAGTGTTTTCAGCACCACGGTTTTGCCGCGAATCTCAGTCACACGGGCATAGAGGCTAGGCTCACCCGCTGCTTCGTAATACACGAACTGGTTGATGTGCAAGTCGGGTACCAAGGGGCCACTCAAACGGTAATAAGTGTTGCTGCCGCTTTGCCAGCTCTCAACCGATTTGGCATGCTTGATCCAGAAGTCTTCTGGCAAAGCCATGGCGCCTGAATAGAGTAAGTCGCCGTCTTCAAGGGTTTTGTCGTTTTGGTAGTCTTCAGCAGCCAAGCCCAAGGCGCGGGCTTTGACGCGCATGTTGATGTCTTTGGAGACCAACACCACTTCACGCGGTGCGTGCTTGATGCGAAGGGCTTCTACGACGCCCAAAATTTGGTTGTCGGCCTTGCCTTGCGGCAGGCTCGAGGGCAGTGTGAAATCGAGTGGCTCGGTTTGAAAGAACAAACGCCCGCCCACTTCGATGTGACCGGTGCCATCGAGCTTGATGCCTGTGATGATGTCAGCGTTGTGCGACGCGACCAACGCATCAAGGGAGCGGCTCGTTTGACGGGCATTGCGCGCCACTTCGGTCATGCCTTTTTTGTGACCATCCAACTCTTCCAGGACGATCATGGGCAAGAACACATCGTGTTCTTCAAAGCGGAACAAACACATGGGATCGTGCATCAACACGTTGGTGTCGAGCACAAACAGCTTTGTTGGCCCCGTGTGCTTGGCCTTTTTGGGGGCTGCCGTGCGTGCGGGTGCAGCTTTGCGTTCGCCTTTGTACGCGGGGATCGCCTCATGTTTTTGGGTCACTGCGGCTGATGCTTCGCGCGACTGGGGAGGCATGCGTTCTTCGGCGACGTGTTCCTCGTGTCGTGGCGCCGATTTGCGTGTGCTGCGCGATTTGGCGGGTGCCGTATCTAATCCCTCGGTGTTCAACAAGGCGGCGCGTTTGGCTGGGGCTGGAGGCAGTGGCATAGATGAAACTTAAAGAGTTGAAACGCAAAAGACGGACTTAAAAAGCGAAAAAGCCGCCTGGAGGCCAAGGCGGCTTTTCGTTGGAAACGTGTTCGCTTCTGTCAATGTCATGGAGCCACTATAACCGAGCTCTGTGACACTTTATGTGGCTTGTTTCAGGCTGCAGCTTTCTTCAAGGCTTTGACAGCTTTCAATACTTCGTCCACATGGCCCGGTACTTTGAGCCCACGCCATTCTTCTTTGAGCAGGCCATCTGCACCTACCAAAAACGTGCTGCGCTCAATGCCTTTGACTTTTTTGCCGTACATGATTTTGTTTTTCACGACGCCAAACATGTGACACATTTTTTCTTCTGTGTCGGCAATCAACTCAAACGGCAATTCGAGCTTGGTCTTGAACTCGTCGTGCGACTTCATGTTGTCGCGTGACACGCCAAATACCAAGGCACCCGCTTTGACAAAGTCTTTGTACTTGTCGCGGAACTGCATGGCTTCGGTGGTGCAGCCAGGGGTGTTGTCCTTTGGGTAAAAGTACAAGACCATCATTTGGCCTGTGTGCGAGTTGTTGGTAACCTTGATGCCGCCTGTTGCATTGGCTTCAAATTCGGGGAGGGGTTTGTTGACAACAATTGCCATAGCGCTCAATCAGGTGTGACAGTGAAGACAGCCGGATGAAGGAGGCGACTGTCGAGACAGCCTCCTTCCGGCAACCCGCTATTTTAACTTAGAAACCTCGTCTCGATGCGGTTCTTCATGCAGCCATCGTTGCAAAGCGAAGCGTGTTCTTAATCATTACTTGTGACGCTTTCGATGAGCAGCGCTGCAGCAACCTTGCGGCCTTCACCGGCCAAGATGTTGTAGGTGCGGCACGCGGCCTGTGTGTCCATGGTCTCTAGGCCCACACGGCGTTGCATCAGACCCACTTGCCATTCGGGCCTAGGGAAGCGCAAACGTTCGCCGCTGCCGAAGATGACCAACTCAACGTCTAACTCAGCCAGTTGTGCAAAGTGTTGTGGGCCCAAATCTTCAAAATTTTGGCAATGCCAGTCAAGGCGTACGCCTTCAGAGGTGATCAGCACACTGTGCGTGATTTTTTCGCCTTGGATGGCCACCCATCCTGGGCCATAAGCCGTGACGGACTGGGTCTCGATGCGATCGGGTTGTAATTTCATAAATGCCTTGAGATCTGTGGTCAAATTATAGGTTTCACCCCGTAAAAGAGCCCTCGGAGGGACTTTGAAGAAGATCCAAAAATCCAACAAGCTGTCCAACGTCTGTTATGACATTCGCGGTCCCATCATGGACCGAGCGCGTCAAATGGAGGAGGAAGGCCACAAGATCATCAAACTCAACATCGGCAACTTGGCCGTGTTTGGCTTTGATGCGCCTGAAGAAATTCAGCAAGACATGATCCGCAACCTGCCCACCTCGGCGGGCTATTCGGACAGCAAAGGCATTTTTGGCGCCCGCAAAGCGGTGATGCACGAGACGCAAAAGCAAGGCATCAAAGGCGTCACGCTCGATGACATCTACCTTGGCAATGGCGCGAGCGAGCTCATCGTCATGGCCACCAATGGCTTGCTTAACAACGGCGATGAGTTGCTGTTGCCTGCGCCCGACTATCCCTTGTGGACAGCGGCGGTCAGCTTGTCTGGCGGTACGCCTGTGCATTATTTGTGTGACGAAGCGAATGGTTGGATGCCTGACATCGACGACATTCGCTCCAAGATCACCAAGAACACCAAGGGCATTGTGGTCATCAACCCCAATAACCCCACGGGTGCTTTGTACTCAGATGAATTGCTGATGCAAATCGTTGAGCTCGCGCGCAAACACGGCTTGATCATTTTTGCTGACGAGGTTTATGACAAGGTGTTGTACGACGGCGTCAAACACACGCCCATCGCCAGCTTGAGCGAAGACGTGTTGACGCTCACCTTCAACTCGCTGTCCAAGAGCTATCGCTCATGCGGCTACCGCGCAGGTTGGTTGGTGGTGTCGGGCGACAAAAAGCCTGCGGCCGATTACATCGAGGGCCTCAATATGCTCTCGAACATGCGCCTGTGCGCCAACGTGCCAGGGCAATGGGCGATTCAAACCGCCTTGGGTGGCTACCAAAGCATCAACGATTTGGTGGGTGAGGGTGGTCGTTTGCGCAAGCAACGTGACTTGGCCTATGAACTCATCACGGCCATTCCTGGCGTCACGTGCGTGAAGCCGCAAGCCGCGTTGTACATGTTCCCTCGCTTGGACCCCAAGGTGTACCCCATCAAAGACGACCAACAGTTTTTCTTGGAGTTGCTCCAAGAAACCAAGGTCATGTTGGTGCAGGGCACGGGCTTTAACTGGAAGACCACGGACCACTTCCGTATTGTGTTCTTACCCCACGAAGACGACTTGCGTGAGGCCATCTCACGCATCGCAAAATTCTTAGAAAACTACCGAAATAGAAAAGCATGAAACCGATTCAAGTAGGCCTGTTAGGCATTGGCACTGTGGGCAGCGGCACTTATGAAGTGCTCAAACGTAACCAAGAAGAAATCCAACGTCGCGCCGGTCGCGGCATTGAAGTCACCATGGTGGCTGACCTCGATGTGGCACGCGCCAAAAGCATCGTGGGTGCGAATGTGCAAGTGGTGGACGATGCGCGCAAGATCATCGCCAACCCTGACATCGACATCGTGGTCGAACTCATTGGCGGCTACGGCATTGCCAAACAACTCGTGCTCGAAGCCATCGAAGCGGGCAAACATGTGGTCACGGCCAACAAGGCTTTGCTGGCTGTGCACGGCACAGAAATCTTTGCAGCCGCCCACAAAAAGGGCGTGATGGTCGCATTTGAAGCCGCTGTGGCCGGTGGTATTCCGATCATCAAAGCTTTGCGCGAAGGCCTGACGGCCAACCGCATTCAGTGGCTGGCCGGCATCATCAACGGCACGACCAACTTCATCTTGTCTGAGATGCGCGACAAAGGCTTGACCTTTGGCGACGTGCTCAAGCAAGCACAAGCCTTGGGCTATGCCGAAGCTGACCCGACCTTCGACATCGAAGGGGTGGACGCGGCGCACAAAGCCACGCTCATGTCTGCCATTGCGTTTGGCGTGCCTGTGCAGTTTGACAAGGCCTATGTCGAAGGCATCACCAAACTTGAATCACAAGACATCAAATACGCCGAACAACTCGGTTACCGCATCAAGCTGTTGGGTATTTCCAAGCGCACCGCTGCAGGCATTGAACTGCGCGTGCACCCTTGCTTGGTGCCCGCCAAGCGTTTGATTGCCAACGTTGAAGGCGCGATGAATGCGGTGATGGTGCACGCCGATGCCGTGGGCACCACGCTGTACTACGGCAAAGGCGCGGGCAGCGAGCCCACCGCCAGCGCCGTGATTGCAGACTTGGTGGACATCACACGTTTGCACACCGCAGACCCACTCAACCGCGTGCCGCATTTGGCCTTCCAGCCCGACGCGATGAGCAGCTTGCCTATTTTGCCGATGGCTCAAGTGGTCACCAGCTATTACCTGCGTTTGCGCGTGGCCGACCAAGCGGGCGTGCTCGCCAAGGTCACCGGCATTTTGGCCAGCGCCGACATCAGCATTGATGCCGTGTTGCAGCGTGAAGCCGGTGAGGGCGAGAGCCACACCGACCTCATCATCTTGACCCACGATTGCGTGGAAGCCAAGATGAACCAAGCCATCGCTGAGATGCAACAGCTCAGCACCGTGTTGGCCCCGATCACCCGCATCCGCAAAGAAGAGTTGAACTGATGCTGTATTTGTCCACGCGCGGCCATGCCGAGCGCAAGCGTTTTTGTGAAATCCTCCTCGAGGGCTTGGCCCCCGATGGCGGTTTGTATTTGCCCGAGCACTACCCACAGGTGGACGATGCAGCGCTCACGCGTTTGCGCCACACGTTCAACACCCAAGGCTACGCAGCCTTGGCGTTTGAAGTGCTGTCTCTCTACATCGACGACATTCCTGCGGCTGACCTGAAAGCCTTGTGCGCCAAGACCTACACCAAAGATGTGTACGGTACCGAGGCCATCGTGCCGGTGCGCACGTTGGAAGACGGCTTGTTGGTGGAAGCTTTGTCCAACGGCCCCACGCTCGCGTTCAAAGACATGGCCATGCAACTGTTGGGCAACTTGTTTGAGTACGAGTTGGCACGCCGTGGCGAAGAGCTGAATATTTTTGGTGCCACCAGTGGTGACACCGGCAGCGCCGCCGAATACGCCATGCGTGGCAAAAAAGGTGTGCGCGTGTTCATGACCAGCCCACACGGCCGCATGAGCCCCTTCCAGCAAGCGCAAATGTTCAGCTTGATGGACGAGAACATCCACAACATCGCCATCGAAGGTGTGTTTGACGATTGCCAAGATTTGGTCAAAGCCGTGTCCAACGATTTGGACTTCAAAACCAAATACAAAATTGGCACCGTCAACTCCATCAACTGGGCGCGTTTGTTGGCGCAGGTGGTGTACTACTTCGCAGGCTATTTCCAAGCGACCAAGACCAACAGCCAAAAGGTGAGCTTCACTGTGCCCAGTGGCAACTTTGGCAACGTGTGTGCTGGCCATGTGGCCCGCATGATGGGCTTGCCTGTGGACACCCTAGTGGCAGCCACCAACGAAAACGATGTGCTGGACGAGTTCTTCCGCACCGGCGTGTACCGCGTGCGCGGCAGCGCCGACACGCACGAAACCTCTAGCCCGTCGATGGACATTTCCAAGGCCAGCAACTTTGAGCGCTTTGTGTTCGATCTGCTCGGTCGTGATGCCGCGTTGACCAAAGACTTGTTTGGCGCGCAAATCTTGAAGAACGGGAAGTTCGACCTGAGTGGCAACCCGCATTTCGCAGAAGCTGCCACGCGCTACGGTTTTGCCAGCGGCAAGAGCACACACGCCAACCGTTTGGCCACCATCCAAGACGTGCACAAGCGCTTTGGTGAAATGATCGACACGCACACGGCTGACGGCGTGAAAGTGGCGCGTGAGCACCTCAAGGCTGGTGTGCCCATGATTGTTTTGGAAACTGCGTTGCCCATCAAATTTGCCGCCACCATCGTGGAAGCCTTGGGTCAAGAGCCCCATCGCCCAGCCAAGTTTGAAGGCATCGAAGCTTTGCCAAAGCGTGTGCAGGTGATGAAGGCAGATGTGGCGCAAATCAAAGCCTACATCGCCAAGCACTGCGACCTCGCATGAAGGTCGTCGCCTTTGCCGGTTATTCCGGCTCAGGAAAAACCACCTTGGTGGAGCAGTTGATTGGTTGCATGCGCATGCGTGGGCTTCGCGTGTCGGTGGTCAAACACGCGCACCACAACTTTGACATCGACAAGCCCGGCAAGGACAGCTGGCGTCACCGCGAAGCGGGCGCGTTTGAGGTGCTGGTGGCATCCAACCAACGTTTGGTGTTGCAGCGACAGTTTGAGCAGCCTGCGCAGCTCTCTGTGCACCACCTGTTGGCCGAGGTGTACGACGGCGTGGATTGGGTCTTGGTCGAAGGCTTTAAGAAGAGCGATTTGCTCAAGGTCGAGGTCTGGCGCAAAGCCTCTGAGCAGCCCGTGCGCTACCCCGAGGACGACTTTGTGGTGGCCATCGCCACCGATTCGCCACAAGATCTGCCAGAGGCCACGCAACGTCCTGTGCTCGACTTGAACGATGCCTACGCCATCACTGAGTGGCTGGTCGCCAACCAAGACCGTTTCGAATACAACCCGCCTTTGCTATGACCCGTCCTGCTTTGCTTTCACTCGATGACGCGTTGCCGCAATTGCTGGCGCAAGCTCAAGTATTGACAGGCGTGCAATCGGTTTCTACCTTTGAAGCCGATGGCCGCGTGCTGGCGCAAGACGTGGTTGCTGCCTTGCAAGTCCCGCCTCAGGACAACAGCTCGATGGACGGCTATGCGTTGCGTGCAACAGATTGCGCGCAAGCAGGCGCGGTGCTACGCGTGACGCAGCGCATTCCAGCGGGCACATACGGCACGCAGCTCCATGCAGGCGAGGCCGCGCGCATCTTCACGGGCGCCCCCATTCCCCCCGGTGCCGATGCCGTGGTGATGCAAGAAGACTGTGAAGCCTTAGAAGGCGAACACGTCAAAGTGAACAAGGCCGTGCCCGCAGGGCAGTGGGTTCGACGCTCGGGTGAGGATGTCACACGCGGCGCCACGGTGCTCACCCAAGGCACGCGCTTGACGCCCGCTGAGTTGGGTTTGGCAGCCAGCATTGGTTTGGCACAGTTGCAAGTGTCTGCGCGTCCACGCGTGGCCTTGTTCTCGACGGGCGATGAGTTAGTCATGCCCGGCGATGTGGCCCCTGAAGCCATGCCTGCTGGTGCGATTTACAACTCCAACCGTTTCTTCTTGCGCGCCATGTTGCAGCGCTTGGGTTGCGAGGTGACCGATCTGGGCATCGTGCCCGACAAGCGCGACGCCACCATTGCCGCTTTGCGTGATGCAGCTTTGCACCACGATTTGATTTTGACCAGCGGTGGTGTGTCGGTGGGTGAAGAAGATCACATCAAACCCGCGGTGGAGAGCTTGGGCGAGTTGAAGCTGTGGCAACTGGCCATCAAGCCCGGCAAGCCCTTTGCTTACGGCAAGGTGAACCGTGATGGTGACGCTTGTCACTTCATGGGCTTACCCGGCAACCCCGTGTCTAGCTTTGTGACGTTTTTATTGTTGGTTCGTCCGTTTGTGTTGGCCTTGCAAGGCGTGACGCAGACAGACGTGAAGCGCACCGAAATGACGGCCCATTTCGATTGGCCCCGCGCTGACAAGCGCCGCGAGTTCTTGCGTGTCAAACGCAACGCGCAAGGCGGCTTGGATTTGTTCCCCAACCAAAGCTCTGGCGTGCTCACTTCCGCTGTGTGGGGCGATGGCGTGGTGGATAACCCTGCTGGGCAAACCATTTCAAAAGGCGATACCGTTCGCTTTATTTCCTTTGCGGAGTGGCTGGCATGAAGGTCAATCTCAAATACTTTGCATCCATTCGCGAAGCCATCGGACAGGGCAGCGAAAGCGTGGGTACACAAGCTGCCACGCTTCAAGCTTTGCGCGACGAGCTGATTGCTCGTGGGGGTGCCTACGCCGAAGTGCTGGCCCATGGCCGCGCCGTGCGCATGGCCTTGAACCAGGACCTGTGTGATGCGTCTGCCGCATTGAGCGACGGTTGCGAAGTGGCCTTCTTTCCGCCTGTCACCGGCGGCTAAACCCAGAGGCGCGCCATGTCATTCACCGTCAGCATCCAAACCCAAGACTTTGATGTGAGCCAAGAACTTGCCTCCTTGCGTGCGTGCGATGCCCGCGTGGGGGCGGTGTGTTCGTTTTTAGGCACGGTGCGCGAGCGTAATGACGGAAGCTCGGTGGCCAGCATGGAGCTGGAACACTACCCAGGCATGACTGAAAAATCCATCGCGGCCATGATGGACGAGGCTAAGACGCGCTTTGATATTTTCGCTGCCCGCGTGATTCACCGCGTGGGTTTGCTGCATCCTGAAGACCAAATTGTGTTTGTGGCCGTCACATCAGCCCACCGCGGCGAGAGCTTCAAGGCCTGCGAGTTTTTGATGGATTACCTCAAGACCCAAGCGCCGTTCTGGAAAAAAGAAGTCACGCCCGAAGGCGCACGCTGGGTCGATGCCCGCGTGAGCGACGACCAAGCTTTGGCGCGCTGGGGTATTAAAGCGAGCAATTCCGCTACGCCCTAAAGACGTGCGCCACCGCACTGACGGATGTGTGAGTGGATGGTTGAATCTGTGCTGCTTTGACCCATGTCAAAGTCGCCAGCAGCACGGCCACTTGAAATAGTCGGCAGCAGCCTCAAATACTGGCTAATTCAACAAATTTCTCGGAGTTTCCATGCGTATTGACAAACTCACCACCAAGTTCCAAGAAGCCTTGGGCGACGCACAGTCGCTCGCGCTTGGGGGCGATCACGCTTACATCGAACCTTCCCATGTGTTAGTCGCCATGTTGCGCCAAGACGATGGCCCTAAATCGCTCTTGCAACGTGCGGGCGCCAATGTGTCGGGCTTGTTGTCTGCTGCGGAAGACGCCATGAACCGCTTGCCCAAGGTCGAAGGCCAGGACCAGGTGCAAGTGGGACGCGACACCGTGTCCTTGGTTCAAGCGGCTGAAAAAGAAGCGATTAAGCGGGGCGACCAATTCGTGGCCAGTGAGTTGTTTTTGCTTGCCATGTGCGACAACAAAGGTCACTGGGGCAAGCTGGCGACTCAAAACGGTTTGAGCCGTAAGTCTTTAGAGGCAGCGGTCACGGCGGTGCGCGGCGGCCAAAAAGTAGACAACGCGGAGAGCGAAGGCCAACGCGAGTCCTTGAAAAAATACTGCATGGACCTGACCGAGCGTGCGCGTCAAGGCAAGCTCGACCCTGTGATTGGTCGTGACGATGAAATTCGCCGTGCCATTCAGGTGCTGCAGCGTCGCAGCAAAAACAACCCTGTTCTCATCGGTGAGCCAGGGGTGGGCAAGACCGCGATTGTGGAGGGCTTGGCCCAACGGATCGTGGCAGGCGAGGTGCCCGATTCCCTCAAAGGCAAGCGTGTGTTGTCGCTGGACATGGCCGCTTTGTTGGCCGGTGCGAAATACCGCGGCGAGTTTGAAGAGCGTCTGAAAAGCGTGCTCAAAGAACTGGCGCAAGACGAAGGCCAAACCATTGTGTTCATCGATGAGCTGCACACCATGGTGGGCGCTGGCAAGGCCGATGGCGCGATGGATGCAGGCAACATGCTCAAGCCCGCCTTGGCGCGTGGCGAATTGCATTGCGTGGG
This window contains:
- the glp gene encoding gephyrin-like molybdotransferase Glp; protein product: MTRPALLSLDDALPQLLAQAQVLTGVQSVSTFEADGRVLAQDVVAALQVPPQDNSSMDGYALRATDCAQAGAVLRVTQRIPAGTYGTQLHAGEAARIFTGAPIPPGADAVVMQEDCEALEGEHVKVNKAVPAGQWVRRSGEDVTRGATVLTQGTRLTPAELGLAASIGLAQLQVSARPRVALFSTGDELVMPGDVAPEAMPAGAIYNSNRFFLRAMLQRLGCEVTDLGIVPDKRDATIAALRDAALHHDLILTSGGVSVGEEDHIKPAVESLGELKLWQLAIKPGKPFAYGKVNRDGDACHFMGLPGNPVSSFVTFLLLVRPFVLALQGVTQTDVKRTEMTAHFDWPRADKRREFLRVKRNAQGGLDLFPNQSSGVLTSAVWGDGVVDNPAGQTISKGDTVRFISFAEWLA
- a CDS encoding Mth938-like domain-containing protein, yielding MKLQPDRIETQSVTAYGPGWVAIQGEKITHSVLITSEGVRLDWHCQNFEDLGPQHFAQLAELDVELVIFGSGERLRFPRPEWQVGLMQRRVGLETMDTQAACRTYNILAGEGRKVAAALLIESVTSND
- the moaD gene encoding molybdopterin converting factor subunit 1 is translated as MKVNLKYFASIREAIGQGSESVGTQAATLQALRDELIARGGAYAEVLAHGRAVRMALNQDLCDASAALSDGCEVAFFPPVTGG
- the thrC gene encoding threonine synthase; protein product: MLYLSTRGHAERKRFCEILLEGLAPDGGLYLPEHYPQVDDAALTRLRHTFNTQGYAALAFEVLSLYIDDIPAADLKALCAKTYTKDVYGTEAIVPVRTLEDGLLVEALSNGPTLAFKDMAMQLLGNLFEYELARRGEELNIFGATSGDTGSAAEYAMRGKKGVRVFMTSPHGRMSPFQQAQMFSLMDENIHNIAIEGVFDDCQDLVKAVSNDLDFKTKYKIGTVNSINWARLLAQVVYYFAGYFQATKTNSQKVSFTVPSGNFGNVCAGHVARMMGLPVDTLVAATNENDVLDEFFRTGVYRVRGSADTHETSSPSMDISKASNFERFVFDLLGRDAALTKDLFGAQILKNGKFDLSGNPHFAEAATRYGFASGKSTHANRLATIQDVHKRFGEMIDTHTADGVKVAREHLKAGVPMIVLETALPIKFAATIVEALGQEPHRPAKFEGIEALPKRVQVMKADVAQIKAYIAKHCDLA
- a CDS encoding homoserine dehydrogenase; its protein translation is MKPIQVGLLGIGTVGSGTYEVLKRNQEEIQRRAGRGIEVTMVADLDVARAKSIVGANVQVVDDARKIIANPDIDIVVELIGGYGIAKQLVLEAIEAGKHVVTANKALLAVHGTEIFAAAHKKGVMVAFEAAVAGGIPIIKALREGLTANRIQWLAGIINGTTNFILSEMRDKGLTFGDVLKQAQALGYAEADPTFDIEGVDAAHKATLMSAIAFGVPVQFDKAYVEGITKLESQDIKYAEQLGYRIKLLGISKRTAAGIELRVHPCLVPAKRLIANVEGAMNAVMVHADAVGTTLYYGKGAGSEPTASAVIADLVDITRLHTADPLNRVPHLAFQPDAMSSLPILPMAQVVTSYYLRLRVADQAGVLAKVTGILASADISIDAVLQREAGEGESHTDLIILTHDCVEAKMNQAIAEMQQLSTVLAPITRIRKEELN
- the mobB gene encoding molybdopterin-guanine dinucleotide biosynthesis protein B; translation: MKVVAFAGYSGSGKTTLVEQLIGCMRMRGLRVSVVKHAHHNFDIDKPGKDSWRHREAGAFEVLVASNQRLVLQRQFEQPAQLSVHHLLAEVYDGVDWVLVEGFKKSDLLKVEVWRKASEQPVRYPEDDFVVAIATDSPQDLPEATQRPVLDLNDAYAITEWLVANQDRFEYNPPLL
- a CDS encoding pyridoxal phosphate-dependent aminotransferase, whose amino-acid sequence is MKKIQKSNKLSNVCYDIRGPIMDRARQMEEEGHKIIKLNIGNLAVFGFDAPEEIQQDMIRNLPTSAGYSDSKGIFGARKAVMHETQKQGIKGVTLDDIYLGNGASELIVMATNGLLNNGDELLLPAPDYPLWTAAVSLSGGTPVHYLCDEANGWMPDIDDIRSKITKNTKGIVVINPNNPTGALYSDELLMQIVELARKHGLIIFADEVYDKVLYDGVKHTPIASLSEDVLTLTFNSLSKSYRSCGYRAGWLVVSGDKKPAADYIEGLNMLSNMRLCANVPGQWAIQTALGGYQSINDLVGEGGRLRKQRDLAYELITAIPGVTCVKPQAALYMFPRLDPKVYPIKDDQQFFLELLQETKVMLVQGTGFNWKTTDHFRIVFLPHEDDLREAISRIAKFLENYRNRKA
- a CDS encoding peroxiredoxin; this encodes MAIVVNKPLPEFEANATGGIKVTNNSHTGQMMVLYFYPKDNTPGCTTEAMQFRDKYKDFVKAGALVFGVSRDNMKSHDEFKTKLELPFELIADTEEKMCHMFGVVKNKIMYGKKVKGIERSTFLVGADGLLKEEWRGLKVPGHVDEVLKAVKALKKAAA
- a CDS encoding PhoH family protein; translation: MPLPPAPAKRAALLNTEGLDTAPAKSRSTRKSAPRHEEHVAEERMPPQSREASAAVTQKHEAIPAYKGERKAAPARTAAPKKAKHTGPTKLFVLDTNVLMHDPMCLFRFEEHDVFLPMIVLEELDGHKKGMTEVARNARQTSRSLDALVASHNADIITGIKLDGTGHIEVGGRLFFQTEPLDFTLPSSLPQGKADNQILGVVEALRIKHAPREVVLVSKDINMRVKARALGLAAEDYQNDKTLEDGDLLYSGAMALPEDFWIKHAKSVESWQSGSNTYYRLSGPLVPDLHINQFVYYEAAGEPSLYARVTEIRGKTVVLKTLKDFTHLKNAVWGVSTRNREQNFAMNLLTDPEIDFVTLTGTAGTGKTLMALAAGLTQVLDDRRYTEIIMTRATVSVGEDIGFLPGTEEEKMGPWMGALDDNLEVLAKTETNAGEWGRAATNDLIRSRIKIKSLNFMRGRTFLNKYLIIDEAQNLTPKQMKTLITRAGPGTKIVCMGNLAQIDTPYLTEGSSGLTYAVDRFKGWPHGGHITLARGERSRLADFASEVL
- the moaE gene encoding molybdopterin synthase catalytic subunit MoaE, whose product is MSFTVSIQTQDFDVSQELASLRACDARVGAVCSFLGTVRERNDGSSVASMELEHYPGMTEKSIAAMMDEAKTRFDIFAARVIHRVGLLHPEDQIVFVAVTSAHRGESFKACEFLMDYLKTQAPFWKKEVTPEGARWVDARVSDDQALARWGIKASNSATP